The sequence below is a genomic window from Lolium perenne isolate Kyuss_39 chromosome 4, Kyuss_2.0, whole genome shotgun sequence.
atgcgcacggcaaagccgcCCACCGAGCGCGACGAGGTTTTCGCCGGAACATCTAcaacgccaccggagacacctctccaagcggccatgagcgtgttggctatgcccatcgcgcagaacatcgatcccaCCGCAGCTCAAGCCGAACTGGAGGCGCAGCGACAGAAGTTGCTCTCCGGCGGAGCGGACATCATCAAGGCCCAACGGGAGctcaacctaaccctacgtgagtacaatgaTGCCCATGGATTTGCttccgcaacctagatcaggattttcgCCGGGAGGTTCTTGCCAGAAAAAGCACGTCGGTATCTTTGAGCCtggtagaaaaacctaagtacagcagtccggataaaacgataaaagctgctagggATGCAGTAGagatgtgtgaatcgctttctggCGAGGCTTTAGCAAAACAACAGGATCGAGTAAGAGAATTGCTTGATCAAATTGAGGCACAAAATGCTGAGCTTGCTAGAATTAACAAAGCAGCGGCGTCGAAATCGGTACGTtcggcaaagaatgccggaagcaagtcgcaTGGGCAGGCATCATCCCCCAtcccgacagaagaagagaaaaatatgcgaatgcgcagcagatgactgtgtatgatccgattctggccggaaaacaacaagccgggcaacacgatgccggtagaaaaagccaagggttagttctcatctatctcgttgctCTTGTCTCATAGATCTTGGctttttccatagattggatcttggatttattcgtttatgcggtagaaaattttgttttctatacaacgaactctacatgtgcatcacggtatgcccctccatcctctgcccgggcttcgacttctttcttcccggccttgaacgtccgcggcgcggcctcttcctcttctccacctcggcgtcaagcatgttctgaagggacgcgatgatcagtaaATGCTCTCGAATGTCTTCATCGAAGGCTTGATCGTCCTCCAACAGTCGGACAAGCATCTCGTCGTCCCTATCCATGTCTAAAGTAAAATAAATTGTTAAAATTCAGCCACGACAGAGGATGCAACAAACATCAACCTATCGCTCCTACCTGACAAGGCATCGAACACCTTCTGTGCGCGAAGGTGGGGCAGATTTGACGGTGCGTTCTGCGACGCGTTGGTGAAGCGGCGGCATCGAAAAGGCCGGCGAGAGAGCTAGCCGCCACGACGATGCCTAACTCAGAAGATATTTGCTGTTGAAACGGCTGGCAAATCGACTAGCGGCGGAGGGTTAGAAGGCGCGACGAGAAATAAAAAGCGGGAACCAACCGTTGTGGATgtggtcaccgacaggtgggagcccgcctcgcttttcgttgtgtccggcgtgcttgGAGCGTCCCCTCTGgaccggggacgggctcggggcgccggacactgtattgggccgcgccggacgaaaggaggctttgggggacgcgactgggaagGAAAAAATGTCTGGCGCGCCCCAAAtacctttgggggacgcggctggagatgctcttacagcgAGATAGGGAGCTAGAATGGGAGAGCCGCTGGTGGAGGTGTCGCTGACGCTGAATTAGGAAGTTTGGCCCACATTGGAGTAGGAGGTGTCGCCCACATTGGGGATGCCATGGATTCCATACGAACAACGAAGGAGGGCAGTGAGTGATGAACAAAGTGGCGACTGACATGTCTCAGCATGGGGTGGGGAACCCCAGTGGCGGATGAGCAGTTTGCTGGCTGTTGCATGGCGCTCCCGCACTGGTCTCCGCCCCGACATGGAGGTTCAACGCCTGGTGGGGGATCGAATCTACCTAGCCGCGGGATTGGGCAGCTGAGGCATgtaaaaatgcatacatgaattttGTAGTTTATTATGTTAAAACCCTTATTATTTAGCAACTTTATTATATTTGttcgaactaacctattaatagtggaAAAAGTGCAAAATTTCTTGTTTTATACTTTGATGTGTAGCAAATACATGAATATGGAAGAAAGTCCCTCATTGTGGTAAGATTTGGAGTTTCCTAAAATATGTCGATGCAAAATTGTTTTCAACGATTTTCACAAATAGACATGAAGATGAAGTTGGATGGAAAAATGTTGAATTATAAAGTTAATGAAAATTTTACGACAACGATGTTTGATATAAAATCCGTCCAAAATGGACTCCGAATGTGACCTATAGAGCCCAATTACTGCGAAGTTCAAAAGCAGTTTCTGGAATCCTAATGTTTGTGACGTGATTAACTCAAACTCTTGTCATATTTGATGTATTCGGTCAAGCCAAGACTTTATGGGCTCATAGAGGATAGAGGCGAGTCCTAGGAAGGTTTCAGAGATGCCCAAAAGCCCTTGGATTAAAGCTGCATCCATCCCGTGGCCCAGATTGCATCTCTATATATTGAAGGGAGACCCTATTTTTGGAGGGAACCATTGTGACGAAAATCCTCTCTTTTGGCAGCCCTCAAGAAGTGGGAGGATCTCCTCCACACAAGCATGAAGTTCAAGGAATAAAAGGGGGCAAGGGTCGCTGCCCCCAAGGGCAGGCGCCGCCCATAGGGAGCCGTCGACGCCTCCCTACTGATGTGACCACCTCTCCCCCCGGGAAGGCACCTTATATCCTCGCGGGGCCAAACCGTGGGAAGGTTTGGCCTGGCGCACTAGCTTCCATGCGCCACGAGTATATATTGTCTCACTTTAAAATTTCTAATTTTTTTACTTAGCTGTGGCGCACCACGTATAGGTGCGTTGCGAGTACAAGATATACATGTGGCGCACAAGTATATGGTGCGCCATGGCTAAGGATGGTCAGACCTTCCAGCCAGATCAGGGAATAGGCGTGGCGCGTTAGTATTAAAGGTGCGCCACTGATAGTTGAATAGGCGTGGCGCACCACTTCCTAGTGCACCACGGGCGACAACTATATAACCGTGGCGTACCATCTTCTTGAAGCGCCACAGATAACATATCTATCTAGTAGTTGTTCTTTTTAGGCACTAATCTTGTTTatactttgaaatatttgaatcgGGTCTTGTTGAATGATAATAATTTGTATGATGCACCAGCAATACTATTTTTATTGGGCTTGTAGTGCTCTTCCATATCATGTGTAATTTTTCTTATACAACTAGTACTTCCTCTTGACGATATTGGACATTGCCTAGCGAACTCTGCCTCCATTTGTCTCTCCCTTGTGGTGGAACCGGAGGTTATGCACTGGCAAACCCTAGCTCTCTTGGTGCCCCTCCCCCTTCCCACCGATGGTTGGAAGTTTCTCTTGTCCCTATGTTGTGAGGTCCCTTGCTCTGGTGTTCTTCGGGTGGGAGGTTAGGGCCGAGGTGAAAGCCCCAGATCGGTAATGCCAACGATAGGGGTAGACAACTGAGGGCGTTGTGTCCTCCATGGAGGCATCTTCACACTCCTAAATGTTGCCTCCCCTCTGGAACCAGGGGACACCCTTAGTCGAGTTTGCCCGTGGAATTCCTGAAGCTGCTCTGGAGATATGGCCACTGCCCAAGGCGTGGTCTTCTAGGGCGCTACGCATGTCATTATAGGCGCTAGCTAGAAGACGTCCGAGCATTACTATTTACTTGTGGACTCTCCTATGTCGCTTggatggagggtatatttgtgtgAGATTTGGGCTCAGGGTCGTTGTATGCAAGaatcaaggtttaaaatagcgcgctatttctccGCCAATACCACGCAATAGCATATTTAGAGGGTCTACGCTAAATTTTAGTAATTTTGCTCGCTATGGCGCTATTTGTGAAATAGCATGATATATCGTGCTAAAACTTCTTAgatttagcgcgctattttttcaatctaagttgctttcactttttcgtggtgatgaactatAATATGTTGGTTCCTTTTCTAGATTAGAACTTAATATCGCTAATGCTGATGATTCTTAATAAAGAATTTGTATTATGATGTTAGCCTTCTGAAAAATTACAGATCTATTTGTtgtatgtggttatgtatgtatgattcagtcattTTTTGGACTAAATATCCAACTTTCTTAGCGAAATCTTTATTTTTAGACTATATTTAATTTTTTTTcaaaacactatttgaaatatagCACGAAATTAGCACGATATAGCGTCCATAGTGTTTGAAGGAGGCCAACGCTatttcatttagcacgctattttaaaccttaGCAAGAATGCATGCGCGCTACATCAGTCGCGACGCTACCTAGATGCCCTATGTTCCTCTTCCTCACTATAGTGGCTAGATGTTGTCAAAGTATAGCAGGTCTGAGCATAAGAAAGATCCTTGTTCCAGTAAAAGATAATGTATTGGCCGCTTGGGCTTCACCTTTTCAATGTATTCTAGTACTATATATCTGATCTAAATTAATTATCGTAGGTTCAGTGAATGTAGAAAGATCGTGATAACATTTTTTCTAAATTTGTGATAATTAATTTAGAAGGAAGGGAGCAGTTTTTTTAAAGGTAATCGCTCGTTCACAACGGGTGAAAAACATAACTACCCGTCCGCCTGCTCGCGCCGTCGGATCCACGGTCGCAGGAAATCCCCGCCGTCCGCTGAGTTTACGGCTCACACGTACGCTCCCGCGAGCCCCACCAGGCCACCACATCATGAACGGAACACACGGAAAAAAATGCCGAGAAAACAAAACTGAACCCCGCGACCTCGTCGACCATGCCCATGGCGACCGCCGTCCTCCTCCGGCTCGCGCCGCTGCCGCTGTCGCTGCGCCCCAGCCCTCGAGCGCTCAGCTCCCCAAGGCCCGCTCTCCTCCTTCCCCTCTGCCGCCACCGCGGCCGCGCCGCGGGCGCCATCAGGGCCCCCGGCGACGGGCTCGCCCACCAGACCACCGTGTACACGGGCGTGTACGGGCCCTGGTCCGTGGACGACGCGGACGTGCGCGAGGTGCTGCTGTACCGTGCCGGGCTCGTCACCGCCGCGGCCGCCTTCCTGGTCGCCTCCTCGGGGGCGTTCCTGCCGACGGGGAACCCCGCCGGCGACGCCGTCCGACAGGGCGCCGACCTGCTCTACGCCGCTGGGGCCGCGGGGCTCGGGCTGTCCCTCGTGCTGATACACATCTACGTCACCCCCATCAAGCGGTTCCTCCAGGCGCTGTGGGCCGTGGGAGTGCTCGGGTCCGTCGGGACCTACGCCCTCGCCGCGCAGCCGCTCCACGAGGGGCTCGTCCGGTACGTGCTCGAGCACCCGGGCGCCATGTGGTTCGTCGGGCCCACCTTCGCCGCGCTCACTGGCCTCGTCTTCAAGGAAGGTACAGTGTTTCTGCCGTTCCTGTCTGTGTGATGATGAATGAACATTGGGATTGATTGGCTCATCTTTGATTGATTCATTCTACTGCTTACTTGAGCTGATTTGATCAGTAGCAGAGATCTCTGTATTGCTCACAAGATGAATTCTGACTGATTAGTTCACTGGATATCGAGTAGTTTCCATGTGTGAAATGTATCTGACAACAAATGTACTGACAGGACTCTGCTATGGAAAATTGGAGGCTGGTATCCTGACCTTTGTTATCCCCATCCTTCTCCTCGGTCACCTGGTAAATTAAAAGTCTCGGGTGTAGCACTTCAGCTTAATCACACCAGGCTGGATACAGTGATCAACCTGTATTTTCTTACACTTGTTTTCTGAACATATGCAGTCTGGGTTGATGGACGATGGAGCAAAATTGGGCCTCTTGGGAGTGTGGATGGCACTCTTCACCGTGTTCGCCGCGAGGAAATTCCAGCAGCCCATTAAGGTATAATATTAATTGCCTTTCAGTGAGAAGTGTTTTATCATCATTTGTGGCTATTAAGAAATTCTTGGTCGAAATTTACAATAATGTTCTGCTGTGTTGCTGGCAATGAAGGACGACATCGGCGACAAGTCTGTTTTCATGTTCAACGCACTTCCTGAAGAAGAAAAGAAAGCTCTACTGCAGAAGCTCGAGGCACCAGCCGAGCAGAAGTTAGAATAGCAGATATCGATCGGGCACAATGACGATAGCTACTTGATGGACCTCCGGATCAGTGCCTCCATGAAGACAAAGGAAAATTTTGCTACTGTGTGCAAACTAAGAGGAACTTGAATAGCTGTAGTAAGCACAAAGTTGATTGCTAGTCACGAGCTGGCAGATGTATGTAGTGTAACAGATGTATATGGTAGTTCTGGATGCTACGCCGATAAATAGATGAGAATGCTGTAATTGTGATCTAGCTGCAAATCTTTTTCTGGTCGTGCATGACCAACTCTGGGTGTGAATTTTTAGAATGAGAGGCTACAGCTTGCATCTCTCAAACTGGGACACTTTGTTGAAATATCACTGCCGCAACACCATAAATTTGCATATTTTCAGTGAAACATGGGTTCCCAGTTGTGGCTGTTCCTTATGTGGTTGTGCAGTTTGTAGGCTTAGCATACTTGCCCGAGGTGGCCTTTGCTGCTACattacttaaatatgttttgccaAATTGGAATCAGATCATGCTGAGGTTCAGTGTGCACACATGAGTTTATTTTTTACAATCTCTACTAACTTTCACATATTCAGATTTTGGGTTATCCTTCAAATGCTAACACAAGCATTTTATAACGGTCAGGTCACAAAAGGACAGGGGTGATGTACACAATATTGAAGAACTCAAGTTGTAAGGATTTTTCAGGTATGATTACACCCTCAAAGCAGGCTTTTAAAT
It includes:
- the LOC127292891 gene encoding uncharacterized protein codes for the protein MPMATAVLLRLAPLPLSLRPSPRALSSPRPALLLPLCRHRGRAAGAIRAPGDGLAHQTTVYTGVYGPWSVDDADVREVLLYRAGLVTAAAAFLVASSGAFLPTGNPAGDAVRQGADLLYAAGAAGLGLSLVLIHIYVTPIKRFLQALWAVGVLGSVGTYALAAQPLHEGLVRYVLEHPGAMWFVGPTFAALTGLVFKEGLCYGKLEAGILTFVIPILLLGHLSGLMDDGAKLGLLGVWMALFTVFAARKFQQPIKDDIGDKSVFMFNALPEEEKKALLQKLEAPAEQKLE